A window from Citrus sinensis cultivar Valencia sweet orange chromosome 3, DVS_A1.0, whole genome shotgun sequence encodes these proteins:
- the LOC102620721 gene encoding endoglucanase-like isoform X1, which produces MPPSSCAVIESYKIMGQGRITRLGVWGLILWHFLASNKVTAIDHEGFCSTTTFAYRDALGKAILFFEGQRSGKLPESQRVKWRGNSALSDGKPENVNLIGGYYDAGDNVKFGWPMAYSVSLLSWAAVEYQREISSVNQLGYLRGAIRWGTDFILRAHTSPTTLYTQVGDGNADHQCWERPEDMDTPRTLYRITSDSPGSEAAAESAAALAAASIVFKKVDSIYSSRLLNHSKSLFEFADKHRGSYQASCPFYCSYSGYQDELLWAAAWLYKASEDNKYLNYVLSNQGWSQVASEFSWDNKFAGAQMLLAKEFFGGNKQLSLFKIHVESFVCALMPESSSVRIETTPGGLLYIRDSSNLQYVTSATLLLFLYSKTLNTAHINGLQCGSAHFSASQISAFAKSQVDYILGKNPMKMSYMAGFGSKFPLQIHHRGASIPSIGAHPAKVSCNDGYSSYYHSSNPNPNVHVGAIVGGPDSNDQFKDLRTDYSHAEPTTYMNAAFVGSVAPLLAQSEQEYLHFFQTNRQNY; this is translated from the exons CTTGTGCAGTTATAGAGAGTTACAAAATTATGGGGCAAGGTCGAATTACTAGACTTGGGGTTTGGGGTCTGATATTGTGGCATTTTTTGGCTAGTAACAAAGTGACAGCCATAGATCATGAAGGGTTTTGCTCCACTACAACTTTTGCTTATAGGGATGCACTTGGGAAAGCAATCTTGTTTTTCGAAGGGCAACGTTCAGGGAAGTTGCCTGAAAGCCAAAGAGTGAAGTGGAGGGGAAATTCTGCACTCTCTGATGGCAAGCCTGAAAAC GTAAACTTGATAGGAGGTTACTACGACGCTGGTGACAATGTGAAGTTCGGATGGCCAATGGCATATAGTGTCAGCTTGTTGAGTTGGGCTGCTGTTGAGTACCAAAGAGAAATCTCGTCAGTCAATCAGCTCGGCTACCTACGTGGAGCAATTCGCTGGGGCACAGACTTCATTTTGCGGGCTCACACATCTCCCACCACTCTGTATACTCAG GTGGGGGATGGAAATGCTGATCATCAGTGTTGGGAGAGGCCAGAGGATATGGACACTCCTCGAACGCTCTACAGGATAACATCTGATTCGCCAGGCAGTGAGGCAGCAGCCGAGTCTGCTGCTGCTCTTGCCGCTGCTTCAATTGTCTTCAAAAAGGTTGATTCCATCTACTCTTCCAGGCTGTTAAACCACTCAAAATCG TTGTTTGAATTTGCGGACAAGCATAGGGGATCTTATCAGGCTTCTTGCCCTTTCTACTGTTCTTATTCTGGCTATCAG GATGAATTGTTATGGGCTGCGGCTTGGCTGTATAAAGCTAGTGAAGATAACAAATACTTGAATTATGTCTTAAGCAACCAAGGATGGAGTCAGGTGGCATCGGAGTTCAGTTGGGACAACAAATTTGCTGGAGCTCAGATGTTACTGGCAAAG GAATTTTTTGGAGGGAATAAGCAATTGTCCCTGTTTAAAATCCACGTGGAATCATTTGTATGTGCATTGATGCCAGAAAGTAGTTCTGTACGGATTGAAACAACTCCTG GCGGGCTTCTGTATATTAGAGATAGTAGTAATTTACAGTACGTTACAAGTGCCACCTTGTTACTATTTCTGTACTCCAAAACCTTGAATACAGCTCATATTAATGGACTCCAATGTGGCTCAGCACATTTCTCTGCCTCTCAAATCAGCGCCTTCGCAAAATCACAA GTGGATTACATACTAGGGAAAAACCCCATGAAGATGTCATATATGGCAGGCTTCGGCAGCAAATTTCCTTTGCAGATACACCACAGAGGCGCATCCATTCCTTCAATCGGAGCTCACCCAGCCAAAGTAAGCTGCAACGATGGCTACTCAAGCTATTACCATTCTAgcaatccaaatccaaatgTACATGTGGGGGCAATTGTTGGCGGTCCCGATTCAAATGACCAATTCAAAGATTTGAGAACAGACTATTCTCATGCAGAACCTACCACTTACATGAATGCTGCTTTTGTTGGTTCTGTGGCTCCTTTGCTTGCTCAAAGCGAGCAAGAATATTTGCATTTCTTCCAGACCAatagacaaaattattaa
- the LOC102620721 gene encoding endoglucanase-like isoform X2, translating to MPPSSCAVIESYKIMGQGRITRLGVWGLILWHFLASNKVTAIDHEGFCSTTTFAYRDALGKAILFFEGQRSGKLPESQRVKWRGNSALSDGKPENVNLIGGYYDAGDNVKFGWPMAYSVSLLSWAAVEYQREISSVNQLGYLRGAIRWGTDFILRAHTSPTTLYTQVGDGNADHQCWERPEDMDTPRTLYRITSDSPGSEAAAESAAALAAASIVFKKLFEFADKHRGSYQASCPFYCSYSGYQDELLWAAAWLYKASEDNKYLNYVLSNQGWSQVASEFSWDNKFAGAQMLLAKEFFGGNKQLSLFKIHVESFVCALMPESSSVRIETTPGGLLYIRDSSNLQYVTSATLLLFLYSKTLNTAHINGLQCGSAHFSASQISAFAKSQVDYILGKNPMKMSYMAGFGSKFPLQIHHRGASIPSIGAHPAKVSCNDGYSSYYHSSNPNPNVHVGAIVGGPDSNDQFKDLRTDYSHAEPTTYMNAAFVGSVAPLLAQSEQEYLHFFQTNRQNY from the exons CTTGTGCAGTTATAGAGAGTTACAAAATTATGGGGCAAGGTCGAATTACTAGACTTGGGGTTTGGGGTCTGATATTGTGGCATTTTTTGGCTAGTAACAAAGTGACAGCCATAGATCATGAAGGGTTTTGCTCCACTACAACTTTTGCTTATAGGGATGCACTTGGGAAAGCAATCTTGTTTTTCGAAGGGCAACGTTCAGGGAAGTTGCCTGAAAGCCAAAGAGTGAAGTGGAGGGGAAATTCTGCACTCTCTGATGGCAAGCCTGAAAAC GTAAACTTGATAGGAGGTTACTACGACGCTGGTGACAATGTGAAGTTCGGATGGCCAATGGCATATAGTGTCAGCTTGTTGAGTTGGGCTGCTGTTGAGTACCAAAGAGAAATCTCGTCAGTCAATCAGCTCGGCTACCTACGTGGAGCAATTCGCTGGGGCACAGACTTCATTTTGCGGGCTCACACATCTCCCACCACTCTGTATACTCAG GTGGGGGATGGAAATGCTGATCATCAGTGTTGGGAGAGGCCAGAGGATATGGACACTCCTCGAACGCTCTACAGGATAACATCTGATTCGCCAGGCAGTGAGGCAGCAGCCGAGTCTGCTGCTGCTCTTGCCGCTGCTTCAATTGTCTTCAAAAAG TTGTTTGAATTTGCGGACAAGCATAGGGGATCTTATCAGGCTTCTTGCCCTTTCTACTGTTCTTATTCTGGCTATCAG GATGAATTGTTATGGGCTGCGGCTTGGCTGTATAAAGCTAGTGAAGATAACAAATACTTGAATTATGTCTTAAGCAACCAAGGATGGAGTCAGGTGGCATCGGAGTTCAGTTGGGACAACAAATTTGCTGGAGCTCAGATGTTACTGGCAAAG GAATTTTTTGGAGGGAATAAGCAATTGTCCCTGTTTAAAATCCACGTGGAATCATTTGTATGTGCATTGATGCCAGAAAGTAGTTCTGTACGGATTGAAACAACTCCTG GCGGGCTTCTGTATATTAGAGATAGTAGTAATTTACAGTACGTTACAAGTGCCACCTTGTTACTATTTCTGTACTCCAAAACCTTGAATACAGCTCATATTAATGGACTCCAATGTGGCTCAGCACATTTCTCTGCCTCTCAAATCAGCGCCTTCGCAAAATCACAA GTGGATTACATACTAGGGAAAAACCCCATGAAGATGTCATATATGGCAGGCTTCGGCAGCAAATTTCCTTTGCAGATACACCACAGAGGCGCATCCATTCCTTCAATCGGAGCTCACCCAGCCAAAGTAAGCTGCAACGATGGCTACTCAAGCTATTACCATTCTAgcaatccaaatccaaatgTACATGTGGGGGCAATTGTTGGCGGTCCCGATTCAAATGACCAATTCAAAGATTTGAGAACAGACTATTCTCATGCAGAACCTACCACTTACATGAATGCTGCTTTTGTTGGTTCTGTGGCTCCTTTGCTTGCTCAAAGCGAGCAAGAATATTTGCATTTCTTCCAGACCAatagacaaaattattaa
- the LOC102612567 gene encoding WRKY transcription factor 22-like isoform X1 → MDWDLQAIVRGCSTEASIDSVMDKPQSYNFSPSSLQQDVRFKFPDVSETTTILDELEELYKPFYPQTILTSTSISAPTEVNKKPKKLRKQQRKLSDSASNTDHPAAQPKGGRKNQHKRVVQRVTADCLACDKWAWRKYGQKPIKGSPYPRSYYRCSSSKGCLARKQVERSSADPGVFIITYGAEHNHGHPTRRSALAGSTRSKLASMSKAQGPAQKEPFEPASEASAELGDLVYQGNIKKEDENAFKDGQENELVMPDLTFGDELMFPSLEDLEGFLLDQFPDHNINISADDNSWFIDESVTLNGGL, encoded by the exons ATGGACTGGGATTTGCAAGCCATAGTAAGAGGTTGCAGCACTGAGGCCTCCATCGACTCTGTTATGGACAAGCCACAGTCTTATAACTTTTCTCCCTCGAGTCTGCAACAAGATGTGAGATTCAAATTTCCTGATGTCAGTGAAACTACAACGATTTTGGATGAGCTAGAGGAACTTTACAAGCCCTTCTATCCACAAACTATACTAACCAGCACATCCATTTCTGCTCCCACCGAAGTTAATAAAAAGCCGAAGAAGCTGCGAAAGCAGCAGCGTAAGCTTTCCGATTCTGCAAGTAATACCGATCATCCTGCAGCTCAACCGAAAGGAGG CAGGAAGAATCAACACAAAAGAGTAGTGCAAAGGGTGACAGCGGATTGTCTCGCATGTGATAAGTGGGCTTGGCGTAAATACGGGCAGAAACCCATAAAGGGATCCCCTTATCCAAG GAGCTATTATCGGTGCAGCAGCTCAAAAGGATGTTTGGCAAGGAAACAGGTGGAACGAAGCAGTGCAGATCCGGGAGTATTTATTATAACCTATGGTGCCGAGCATAACCACGGCCACCCAACACGCCGAAGCGCTCTTGCAGGAAGCACACGTAGCAAGCTGGCCTCAATGTCAAAGGCTCAAGGTCCCGCCCAGAAAGAACCATTTGAACCAGCGTCGGAGGCATCCGCTGAATTAGGTGACCTTGTGTACCAAGGgaacattaaaaaagaagacgAAAATGCGTTCAAAGATGGCCAAGAAAATGAACTTGTCATGCCTGATTTAACATTTGGCGATGAACTAATGTTCCCAAGCTTGGAGGATTTGGAAGGGTTTTTATTGGATCAATTTCCAGATCATAACATTAACATTTCTGCGGATGACAACTCTTGGTTCATTGATGAATCTGTTACCCTGAACGGTGGTCTCTGA
- the LOC102613167 gene encoding meiotic recombination protein SPO11-2 isoform X1 — translation MEDLSKSSLNFFADQQLCSADILSPLEVRARIEVSVINFLKILNSPDPAISDLPLINRKSSNSRVSQGLLTDVSWIFLSHSFCTRSLTKSNAAKAFVRVWKVMETCFQILSQEKRVTQRELFYKLLCDSPEYFTSQLQVNRTIQDVIALLHCSRFSLGIVASSRGLVAGRLMLQEPNQEVIDCSACGSSGYSISGDLSLLEKLDLKTDARQHQHLTHGCLQHAIFQRLTEDFVFNQIPSILITAKGYPDIATRFLLHRLNRAFPDLPILALVDWNPAGLAILCTFKFGSIGMGMEAYRYACNVKWLGLRGDDVQLIPEQSLLPLKPRDLQIARSLMSSEILQENYKEELSLMVHNGQRAEVEALYFHGYDYLGKYIAKKIVQADYI, via the exons atgGAAGATTTGAGTAAATCGtcattgaatttctttgccGATCAACAACTTTGCTCTGCCGATATCCTATCTCCGCTTGAa GTTCGAGCGAGAATCGAAGTTTCAGTAATCAATTTTCTCAAGATCTTGAACTCTCCTGATCCCGCGATCTCTGATCTCCCTCTG ATCAATAGAAAGTCGAGTAACAGTCGTGTAAGTCaaggactgttgactgatgttTCGtggatttttctctctcactcCTTTTGTACAAGGTCCTTGACGAAGTCAAATGCAGCTAAAGCCTTTGTTAGAG TTTGGAAGGTGATGGAGACGTGCTTTCAGATACTGTCTCAAGAAAAGCGAGTCACGCAGAGAGAACTCTTTTATAAGTTGTTATGTGATTCACCAGAATATTTCACTTCCCAGTTGCAAGTTAACAGGACAATCCAAG ATGTTATAGCATTGCTTCACTGTAGCCGTTTCAGTCTTGGGATTGTGGCATCTAGTAGAGGACTTGTTGCTGGCCGATTGATGCTTCAG GAGCCAAATCAGGAGGTCATTGATTGTTCTGCATGCGGGTCTTCTGGGTATTCTATTTCGGGAGACCTTAGCTTGTTAGAGAAGTTGGATTTGAAGACAGACGCAAG ACAACACCAGCATTTGACACATGGGTGTTTGCAGCATGCAATATTCCAGCGGCTGACTGAGGATTTTGTGTTCAATCAGATTCCAAGTATTCTTATTACAGCAAAAGGATACCCAGATATTGCCACAAG GTTTCTTCTTCACCGATTGAACCGGGCTTTCCCTGACTTGCCAATTTTAGCTCTAGTCGACTG GAATCCAGCCGGACTAGCTATATTATGCACCTTCAAGTTCGGAAGCATAGGAATGGGAATGGAGGCATACAGATACG CTTGCAATGTGAAGTGGTTGGGATTGCGGGGTGATGATGTGCAGCTGATTCCTGAACAATCTTTGCTTCCATTGAAGCCGCGGGACCTGCAAATTGCTAGAAGCTTGATGTCCTCGGAAATCTTACAG GAGAATTACAAAGAAGAATTATCGTTAATGGTTCACAATGGTCAGAGAGCGGAAGTTGAAGCTTTATACTTCCATGGATATGATTATTTGGGGAAGTACATAGCTAAGAAGATAGTTCAGGCTGATTATATCTAA
- the LOC102613167 gene encoding meiotic recombination protein SPO11-2 isoform X2, whose amino-acid sequence MEDLSKSSLNFFADQQLCSADILSPLEVRARIEVSVINFLKILNSPDPAISDLPLINRKSSNSRVSQGLLTDVSWIFLSHSFCTRSLTKSNAAKAFVRVWKVMETCFQILSQEKRVTQRELFYKLLCDSPEYFTSQLQVNRTIQDVIALLHCSRFSLGIVASSRGLVAGRLMLQEPNQEVIDCSACGSSGYSISGDLSLLEKLDLKTDARYIIVVEKHAIFQRLTEDFVFNQIPSILITAKGYPDIATRFLLHRLNRAFPDLPILALVDWNPAGLAILCTFKFGSIGMGMEAYRYACNVKWLGLRGDDVQLIPEQSLLPLKPRDLQIARSLMSSEILQENYKEELSLMVHNGQRAEVEALYFHGYDYLGKYIAKKIVQADYI is encoded by the exons atgGAAGATTTGAGTAAATCGtcattgaatttctttgccGATCAACAACTTTGCTCTGCCGATATCCTATCTCCGCTTGAa GTTCGAGCGAGAATCGAAGTTTCAGTAATCAATTTTCTCAAGATCTTGAACTCTCCTGATCCCGCGATCTCTGATCTCCCTCTG ATCAATAGAAAGTCGAGTAACAGTCGTGTAAGTCaaggactgttgactgatgttTCGtggatttttctctctcactcCTTTTGTACAAGGTCCTTGACGAAGTCAAATGCAGCTAAAGCCTTTGTTAGAG TTTGGAAGGTGATGGAGACGTGCTTTCAGATACTGTCTCAAGAAAAGCGAGTCACGCAGAGAGAACTCTTTTATAAGTTGTTATGTGATTCACCAGAATATTTCACTTCCCAGTTGCAAGTTAACAGGACAATCCAAG ATGTTATAGCATTGCTTCACTGTAGCCGTTTCAGTCTTGGGATTGTGGCATCTAGTAGAGGACTTGTTGCTGGCCGATTGATGCTTCAG GAGCCAAATCAGGAGGTCATTGATTGTTCTGCATGCGGGTCTTCTGGGTATTCTATTTCGGGAGACCTTAGCTTGTTAGAGAAGTTGGATTTGAAGACAGACGCAAGGTATATAATTGTGGTAGAAAAG CATGCAATATTCCAGCGGCTGACTGAGGATTTTGTGTTCAATCAGATTCCAAGTATTCTTATTACAGCAAAAGGATACCCAGATATTGCCACAAG GTTTCTTCTTCACCGATTGAACCGGGCTTTCCCTGACTTGCCAATTTTAGCTCTAGTCGACTG GAATCCAGCCGGACTAGCTATATTATGCACCTTCAAGTTCGGAAGCATAGGAATGGGAATGGAGGCATACAGATACG CTTGCAATGTGAAGTGGTTGGGATTGCGGGGTGATGATGTGCAGCTGATTCCTGAACAATCTTTGCTTCCATTGAAGCCGCGGGACCTGCAAATTGCTAGAAGCTTGATGTCCTCGGAAATCTTACAG GAGAATTACAAAGAAGAATTATCGTTAATGGTTCACAATGGTCAGAGAGCGGAAGTTGAAGCTTTATACTTCCATGGATATGATTATTTGGGGAAGTACATAGCTAAGAAGATAGTTCAGGCTGATTATATCTAA
- the LOC102612567 gene encoding WRKY transcription factor 22-like isoform X2, protein MDWDLQAIVRGCSTEASIDSVMDKPQSYNFSPSSLQQDVRFKFPDVSETTTILDELEELYKPFYPQTILTSTSISAPTEVNKKPKKLRKQQRKLSDSASNTDHPAAQPKGGKNQHKRVVQRVTADCLACDKWAWRKYGQKPIKGSPYPRSYYRCSSSKGCLARKQVERSSADPGVFIITYGAEHNHGHPTRRSALAGSTRSKLASMSKAQGPAQKEPFEPASEASAELGDLVYQGNIKKEDENAFKDGQENELVMPDLTFGDELMFPSLEDLEGFLLDQFPDHNINISADDNSWFIDESVTLNGGL, encoded by the exons ATGGACTGGGATTTGCAAGCCATAGTAAGAGGTTGCAGCACTGAGGCCTCCATCGACTCTGTTATGGACAAGCCACAGTCTTATAACTTTTCTCCCTCGAGTCTGCAACAAGATGTGAGATTCAAATTTCCTGATGTCAGTGAAACTACAACGATTTTGGATGAGCTAGAGGAACTTTACAAGCCCTTCTATCCACAAACTATACTAACCAGCACATCCATTTCTGCTCCCACCGAAGTTAATAAAAAGCCGAAGAAGCTGCGAAAGCAGCAGCGTAAGCTTTCCGATTCTGCAAGTAATACCGATCATCCTGCAGCTCAACCGAAAGGAGG GAAGAATCAACACAAAAGAGTAGTGCAAAGGGTGACAGCGGATTGTCTCGCATGTGATAAGTGGGCTTGGCGTAAATACGGGCAGAAACCCATAAAGGGATCCCCTTATCCAAG GAGCTATTATCGGTGCAGCAGCTCAAAAGGATGTTTGGCAAGGAAACAGGTGGAACGAAGCAGTGCAGATCCGGGAGTATTTATTATAACCTATGGTGCCGAGCATAACCACGGCCACCCAACACGCCGAAGCGCTCTTGCAGGAAGCACACGTAGCAAGCTGGCCTCAATGTCAAAGGCTCAAGGTCCCGCCCAGAAAGAACCATTTGAACCAGCGTCGGAGGCATCCGCTGAATTAGGTGACCTTGTGTACCAAGGgaacattaaaaaagaagacgAAAATGCGTTCAAAGATGGCCAAGAAAATGAACTTGTCATGCCTGATTTAACATTTGGCGATGAACTAATGTTCCCAAGCTTGGAGGATTTGGAAGGGTTTTTATTGGATCAATTTCCAGATCATAACATTAACATTTCTGCGGATGACAACTCTTGGTTCATTGATGAATCTGTTACCCTGAACGGTGGTCTCTGA